In Candidatus Methylacidithermus pantelleriae, the DNA window AGTTTGTTCTGGATCGCCCTAGCCTTTGGGGTGGGCTTTTGGTACGGCAGCTAGCCTGGGTGGGGCTAGGCGGCATTACCTGTGGGATTTTGGCCCGGTGGGATTACCACTGGTTTTTACACCGATCGGCGTTTGCGCTTGCTTTGGCTTTTTTTTGCCTTCTGGGCTGTTTTGTCCCTGGTCTTGGGCATAAGGTCCACGGGTCGTGGCGCTGGATCGAGGTGGCTGGTTGGCGCTTCCAACCCTCGGAATTGGCCAAGGGAGCGCTTGTGGTTTTTCTGGCCGCATACTTGGGTCACCCCAACCGGAAGCTTTCCCGTTTTACGGAAGCTTGCGCAATCCCCGTGGCGGCTACGCTGCTTTTAGCCGGCCCCATCCTGGTTTCTCGGGATCTGGGGAGTGTTTTGTTTCTCTTGCTTACGCTGGGAGCCCTTTTGTTTTGTGCTGGGTGCCCGGCTCGATGGTGGGTGCCCGTGCCGGTCGCAGGGTTCCTTGCTACCCTGGTGTTTGCCCTGGCCATCCCTGAGCGCAGGGCTCGAATCGTTGAGTTTTTCCGTCACGGCGAAGACCACTTGGGGAAGGGATACCAGATTTACCAGGCTTTAATTGCCTTGGGTTCGGGAGGTACGCAGGGGCTAGGCTTAGGCAATAGCCGGCAAAAGATGTATTACCTACCCGAATCGACGACCGATTTCATCTTTCCGATCATCGGAGAAGAGCTTGGCCTATGGTTTGCCCTTAGCGTTGTGTTTGCGTACGTGCTTGTGGTTCTTTGCGGCGGTTGGATTTCTCTCCACGCCCCGGATCGGCAAGGGATTCTTTTGGGGACGGGTCTTACGCTTTTGGTTGGAGCACAGGCCGTGGCCAATCTTGGGGTAGTGACCGGGCTTTTACCCAATAAGGGGTTACCCCTTCCTTTCGTAAGCTACGGGGGTTCGAACCTTCTTCTGTGTATGGGGGCTCTGGGGATCCTTTTTAATCTCCAGCGGCAAGCGCAATGGAAGGACGATGAGGATTGTTCCCTACCGGAGCGTTACCGGCAGAGTGTACGCATATGAACCACGGGCGCTGGATCATTGCGTGCGGAGGCACGGGTGGGCACCTCTATCCGGGGGTCGCCGTGGCGCAGGAGCTCCGCAAAAGGGGGCATCTTGCAATGCTTTTGGTTTCTTCCAAGGCGATTGATGGGGAAATTCTTCGTGCCCATCCTGACCTTCCTGCTCGGGCTCTACCCGCCATGGGTTGGCCTGGGTGGAAGAGTCCCAAGCTCCTTCCCTTTGCCTGGTCCGTGGTTCGAACCGTAAGGGAATGCCAGCGCATTTTCCGGGATTTTGCTCCCAACGGTGTGCTCGCCATGGGAGGGTTTACGGGGTTGGTGCCCCTGTGGCTGGGTAAGCGGCAAAACTTACCCATTTTTCTGCACGAAGCCAATGCCAAGCCAGGGAAGCTTACCCAACTGTGGGCAAGACACGTGGATCGCGTGTTTTTGGGTAACGATCGTTGCCGGACGTTTTTACCCAAGGCCAAGGTAACTTTTACGGGCAATCCGATCCGGGAGGGACTCGTCCGCCTGGATCGTGAGCAAGCTGCCCGGCGTCTTGGGCTTTCCGCCCAGCGCCAAACGCTCCTCATCATGGGGGGAAGTCAGGGGGCTGTGGGAATCAATTCGCTCCTGACGAGTTGCCTCCCCCTTTGGGGAGACAAGCGGGAAAAGTGGCAATGGATTCATCTTTGCGGTTTTAGCGATCTGGAGAGGTGCCAAAGAGCCTATGCAGAATATGGGCTAACCCACTGGGTGGCGCCTTTTAGCCGGGAGATGGCCGTCCTTTATAGCCTGGCCGATCTGGCCATCTGCCGGGCGGGTGCTGCCACGCTGGCGGAACTGGCGTACTACGGGATCGCATCGGTCTTGATTCCCTATCCGTTTGCCAGTGGGGACCACCAGATGGAAAACGCCCGGAGCTTTGCGGAAGTGGGAGCAGCGCACGTGTTCCGGCAGGAAGAGCTAACGCCTGGCCTTTTGGACCGGGTGGTGCGGACCATGTTAGAAGACCCCAGCGGGCTGGAGCGGATGAGGCAGGCTGCCGCAAGCCTTTCGGTTCCAGGAGCAGCCGCCAACATTGCGGAGGAATTGGAAAAATGGATCCATCGGTAGCCTCGCTTCTCGCCACTCTCCTCGGCCGCCGGAGCACACGGATCCATCTGGTGGGGGTCGCGGGCGCCGGGATGAGTGCGCTGGCTCGCTTGCTTTTGGCCCGGGGTTATCCCGTTTCCGGTTCTGATCTTCGAAGCTCGCCCGCGGTAGAGGAACTGGTGGAAGAGGGACTAAGGTTTTGGGTCGGGCATTCGGAAAGCTCTCTCGAAGGGGTGGAGCTTCTTTGTTACTCCAGCGCGATTTCCACCGAGAACCCCGAGCGGGAGGCAGCGACACGACGGGGCATTCCCCAGGTGCGCCGGGCGGAACTTTTGGCAGCTCTTGTTCGGGAAAAGAAAGCCGTCGTGGTCGCGGGAATGCACGGGAAAAGTACTACGGCCGCGCTTTTGGCTTTTGTGTTCCGTCACGCGGGGCTGGACCCTTCCTACTACGTGGGAGCGGAAGTGCCGAGTCTGGGTGCTTCGGCTCGATGGGGAAGCGGAGACTATGTCGTGATCGAGGGGGATGAAAGTGATGGGACTCTTCTCTGTTTTGATCCCTTCCATGCGGTTGTTCTCAATATCGAGGAGGAACACCTCGATTACTACCGTAGCCTAGAAGAGATTTTGCGAGTTTTCTCGCAGTTTGGTGCGAAGATCGCGGGCAAGCTCGTGTATTGCTCCGACGACCCGAATGCGTTTCTTCTCTATTCCTCTCAAGTCAAGGCGATTTCGGCTGGCCTGGGTGAGCGTGCGCGCTACCAGGCCAGAAAGGTTCGTTTGTCGGAGGATCGAAGCGCGTTTGAAATCGTTCGAGAAGGGGAAAGCCTGGGAGATTTTGAGCTCTGGCTTCCGGGGATGCAAAACGTGTGCAATGCCGTCGTGGCTGCGGCCTTGGCTCTGGAAATAGGGATGGAACCCGAAACGTTTCGGGAAGGGTTGCGGCTGTTTCGCGGGGCGCGCCGTCGCTTTGAGGTTTGCTGGCAGGGGCAGCAGTTCATGGTGGTGGACGATTATGCGCATCACCCCACCGAAATTCGGGCGACGCTGGCTGCTGCGCGCCTTTCCCGCTGGCCAAGGACGGTGGCTCTTTTCCAGCCTCATCGCTATTCGCGCACCAAGTTTCTCCAAGATCGTTTTGCCGAGGCTTTCCAAGACGCGGACCTGGTTTTTTTGACCGAAGTCTATGCGGCCAGCGAGCCTGTTTGGGAAGGGGTCAACGGGAAAAACCTGGCTCGGGCGGTCCGGGATTCCGGGCATCCGCGTGTCTTTTTTGAGCCCAATTTGGAAGCGCTTTTGCGCCGAGTGGCAAGCCACGTAAGGCCCGGAGATCTCATTGTGACGTTGGGGGCGGGAGACATTCACCGCTTGGCCGGCCGGCTCGCTCAAGGCCTTAGGCTCTGGGAAAGCTTACTTTCCTCCTTACCGGAAGGGACCAGGCTTGAGTGGTATGTCTCGATGGCATCACGGTTGGCCTTAGGGCTAGGAGGATGGGCGGAGTTCTGGTGCGAACCGGCCAGCGTTGCCGAGCTTGTGGCGGTGGTCCAAGCGACCCGGAGGGCGGGGCTTCCCATTCTCATTGCAGGATCGGGGACGACGATGCTTCCCCCCGACGAGGGGTTTCAAGGGGTGGTGGTTGCTCTTCGCCGGGGCGTTTTTCAAGAACTATCCTGGTCGAGCGACCGGTCGGTTGACGTCGGCGCAGGAGTTTTCGTTCGCGAGGTGGTCCAGAAGGCGCACGAAAGAAAGCTCGGTGGTTTTGGTCGCTTGTCACGATGGCCGGGCAGTGTCGGGGGTCTTTTAGCAAGCTGCCAGGAAAAGAGTCTTTGGAAAAGGGTTCGCCGCGCTTGGTGGGTGAGCGCGGAGGGAAAGTTCTGTCAGTGGGAAGGGGAAGGGCTGGGAAATTCCCCGGAAGGGATACAGGGGATCTGGGTTCGAGCCGAGCTCGTTTTGGAACCGGTTTCTGCGGACGTTTTGGCTGTTGAAACCCAAGAGTCAGGCTGCTCTCTCCTTTCGGACGAGCGCTCGGCAGCAAAAGCAGTCCTTGCCTTTGAGGATCTCCCGGGTGGTTCTCTAGACGAGCTTCTCCGGGAGCTCGGATGGGGAGGTCGCCGGTGCGGGAGGGTCTTCCTTCGGCCGGATCGCCCGACAATCGTCATTTGCGAGCCCGGGGCGAAGGTCAGCGAACTCCAAACCCTTTTGGAGGAGGTGTGCCGGAACGTTCACAGGGCAACGGGGCGGAAACTCGTCACCCGGTTCTGTGGCCCTACCGTTTTTTCATGAAAAGGAAACCCATGACGATCGCCGTGTTGAAAGGAGGATTTTCGAGCGAACGGGAAATTTCGCTTCGAACGGGTCGAGCCGTGGCCGGGGCCTTGCAGAGCCTTGGGTATCCGGTCGTGGAAATCGACCTTCGGAGCCGGTCGCTCGATCTTCCGGAGGGGATCGATTTTTGTTTCGTTTGCTTGCACGGGGCCTTCGGTGAGGACGGCGAGTTACAAGCCTTGCTGGAGGCTCGCGGGCTGCCTTTTAGCGGATCGGGAGCCGAAGCCTGCCGCCGAGCGTTTGACAAGATTCAAGCCCGGGCGACTTTTGAGGCTTCCAGCTTACCCGTGCCCAAGGGTGAGGTTCTAGAGCGCGGACGGTTCCCGGCCCTTCCGGTGCCGGTTGTAATCAAACCAGCGCGGCAGGGTTCCAGTGTTGGCGTGAGTATTGTATTCCATCCGGAGGAACTTTCCGCTGCCTTGGATCTGGCCTGGTCCTGGGATAGCGCTGTCTTGGCTGAGGAGTACATCGCGGGGAGAGAGCTCACGGTAGCTGTCCTTGGAGAGGAACCACTTCCCGTCGTCGAGATCCGCCCCAAGCAAGGGTTTTACGATTATCGCAACAAGTACACGCCTGGGGCAACCGAGTATCTCTGCCCGGCTCCTTTACCACGGGAAAAGGAGCTTGAGATTCAAAAGCTAGCGGTTCGGGCCCACAAGGCCTTGGGATGTCAGGTGTATTCCCGGGTGGACCTAAAGCTAGATTCCGACGGTTTCCCCTGGCTTTTGGAGGTCAACACCGTTCCCGGGATGACGGAGACCAGTCTCTTTCCCAAGGCAGCTCTTGCGGCCGGAATTTCCTTTCCGGAACTGTGCGAGCGGATCGTAGAGCTTTCTTGGAAACTTCGGGCAAAGGGGTAGACCATGGCACTGGCTAAGCGCAAGCGTCTTCCAGTCGAGCAGCAAGAGAACCTTTTGTGGACCAAAACGAGCCGGGCGTTTCGCAAGCAACAGGCAGCCGGTTGGGTAACACGAACGGTTCGCTGGCTCCTTTTTACGGGGTTGGTGAGCTTGGCTGTATACGAGTCAGGTTCCTATCTTTTGGACCGCGTTTTCTACGAAAATCCCAGATATCGGCTTCGGGAGATCCTCGTAGAAAACAAGGATCCAAACCGGGTGGCCCAGGTTGTGGCGGCCAGCGGGCTCAAACAGGGCCAGAGTGTACTGCGGATTGATCTTCAAGAAGTGGAAAGGCGGGTGGAGAGCCTTGCCTTTGTGGAACGGGCTTTGGTGGAGCGTAGGCTTCCCGATCGAATTGTGATCCGGATCACGGAACGTATCCCCGTAGCCAAATTTGCCGTACCCGGCCCGCATGGGACCATTAAAGAGATCTTGCTCATTGATCGGGAAGGAACGGTCATCCGGCCACGGGACCTTGAGATGGTCCGGGAACTTCCGGAAATTGTCGGGTTTCGGGCAACTCTTTGGCCCCCCGGTTCTCGCATTGAGGATCCCCAGGTGCGGGCGGCTTTGGCTTTGCTTGCGGCCTTGGAACTTTCGCCCTTACGGGCGCAGTTTGACCCGATGAAAGTGGATGTGTCCCGGCCTTTGTCCCTTTGGGTCATGACGTGGCAAGGGTGTCGGGTGGGTTTTCTACCGGGGCGGTTTGAGGAGCAGCTGGAACGGCTGGGTCGGATTCTGTCCTTTTCCGAGAGTCGTGGGCGGAAGCTGGCGAGTGTGGATTTGACCTTGGAGCGGAACGTTCCGGTAACGTTCCGAAACTAGTGAGGCAAACCGGAAAACGGGAAAGGAAAAAGGAGGCAACGGTGTTCTGGAAAAAAGATACGGACATTTTGGTAGCCATGGAAATTGGCTCCAGCAAGGTTGCGGTGGCCGTCGGGGAGCTTCGTACGGACTCCAATTTGACCCTTTTAGGGGTAGGGGAGCGCCCGTCGAGTCAGGTACGGAAACGGGAAATTGTCGACTTTGAAATTGCCCAGCGTTGCGTGCATGACGCGATTGTGGATGCGGAAGAAAAGACCGACACCGCAGTGAAAGAGGTGTATCTGGCAATTTCCGGAGCACATGTGCGCTCTACGAATCGCCGGGTGACCCTTGCCCTAGAGGGGGGACGAACGGA includes these proteins:
- a CDS encoding FtsW/RodA/SpoVE family cell cycle protein → MKLGAFHRQVGYLLLVSSLGLIAIGLVMLASAGGKFVLDRPSLWGGLLVRQLAWVGLGGITCGILARWDYHWFLHRSAFALALAFFCLLGCFVPGLGHKVHGSWRWIEVAGWRFQPSELAKGALVVFLAAYLGHPNRKLSRFTEACAIPVAATLLLAGPILVSRDLGSVLFLLLTLGALLFCAGCPARWWVPVPVAGFLATLVFALAIPERRARIVEFFRHGEDHLGKGYQIYQALIALGSGGTQGLGLGNSRQKMYYLPESTTDFIFPIIGEELGLWFALSVVFAYVLVVLCGGWISLHAPDRQGILLGTGLTLLVGAQAVANLGVVTGLLPNKGLPLPFVSYGGSNLLLCMGALGILFNLQRQAQWKDDEDCSLPERYRQSVRI
- the murG gene encoding undecaprenyldiphospho-muramoylpentapeptide beta-N-acetylglucosaminyltransferase; amino-acid sequence: MNHGRWIIACGGTGGHLYPGVAVAQELRKRGHLAMLLVSSKAIDGEILRAHPDLPARALPAMGWPGWKSPKLLPFAWSVVRTVRECQRIFRDFAPNGVLAMGGFTGLVPLWLGKRQNLPIFLHEANAKPGKLTQLWARHVDRVFLGNDRCRTFLPKAKVTFTGNPIREGLVRLDREQAARRLGLSAQRQTLLIMGGSQGAVGINSLLTSCLPLWGDKREKWQWIHLCGFSDLERCQRAYAEYGLTHWVAPFSREMAVLYSLADLAICRAGAATLAELAYYGIASVLIPYPFASGDHQMENARSFAEVGAAHVFRQEELTPGLLDRVVRTMLEDPSGLERMRQAAASLSVPGAAANIAEELEKWIHR
- the murC gene encoding UDP-N-acetylmuramate--L-alanine ligase, with amino-acid sequence MDPSVASLLATLLGRRSTRIHLVGVAGAGMSALARLLLARGYPVSGSDLRSSPAVEELVEEGLRFWVGHSESSLEGVELLCYSSAISTENPEREAATRRGIPQVRRAELLAALVREKKAVVVAGMHGKSTTAALLAFVFRHAGLDPSYYVGAEVPSLGASARWGSGDYVVIEGDESDGTLLCFDPFHAVVLNIEEEHLDYYRSLEEILRVFSQFGAKIAGKLVYCSDDPNAFLLYSSQVKAISAGLGERARYQARKVRLSEDRSAFEIVREGESLGDFELWLPGMQNVCNAVVAAALALEIGMEPETFREGLRLFRGARRRFEVCWQGQQFMVVDDYAHHPTEIRATLAAARLSRWPRTVALFQPHRYSRTKFLQDRFAEAFQDADLVFLTEVYAASEPVWEGVNGKNLARAVRDSGHPRVFFEPNLEALLRRVASHVRPGDLIVTLGAGDIHRLAGRLAQGLRLWESLLSSLPEGTRLEWYVSMASRLALGLGGWAEFWCEPASVAELVAVVQATRRAGLPILIAGSGTTMLPPDEGFQGVVVALRRGVFQELSWSSDRSVDVGAGVFVREVVQKAHERKLGGFGRLSRWPGSVGGLLASCQEKSLWKRVRRAWWVSAEGKFCQWEGEGLGNSPEGIQGIWVRAELVLEPVSADVLAVETQESGCSLLSDERSAAKAVLAFEDLPGGSLDELLRELGWGGRRCGRVFLRPDRPTIVICEPGAKVSELQTLLEEVCRNVHRATGRKLVTRFCGPTVFS
- a CDS encoding D-alanine--D-alanine ligase; translated protein: MTIAVLKGGFSSEREISLRTGRAVAGALQSLGYPVVEIDLRSRSLDLPEGIDFCFVCLHGAFGEDGELQALLEARGLPFSGSGAEACRRAFDKIQARATFEASSLPVPKGEVLERGRFPALPVPVVIKPARQGSSVGVSIVFHPEELSAALDLAWSWDSAVLAEEYIAGRELTVAVLGEEPLPVVEIRPKQGFYDYRNKYTPGATEYLCPAPLPREKELEIQKLAVRAHKALGCQVYSRVDLKLDSDGFPWLLEVNTVPGMTETSLFPKAALAAGISFPELCERIVELSWKLRAKG
- a CDS encoding cell division protein FtsQ/DivIB — translated: MALAKRKRLPVEQQENLLWTKTSRAFRKQQAAGWVTRTVRWLLFTGLVSLAVYESGSYLLDRVFYENPRYRLREILVENKDPNRVAQVVAASGLKQGQSVLRIDLQEVERRVESLAFVERALVERRLPDRIVIRITERIPVAKFAVPGPHGTIKEILLIDREGTVIRPRDLEMVRELPEIVGFRATLWPPGSRIEDPQVRAALALLAALELSPLRAQFDPMKVDVSRPLSLWVMTWQGCRVGFLPGRFEEQLERLGRILSFSESRGRKLASVDLTLERNVPVTFRN